One segment of Candidatus Zixiibacteriota bacterium DNA contains the following:
- the cobB gene encoding hydrogenobyrinic acid a,c-diamide synthase (glutamine-hydrolyzing), translating to MHVRLPRLVVAGLSGDSGKTTVSLSILTALLERGLTASVFKKGPDFIDSAWLGAVGKATCRNLDTYMVDPAKVLERFVSSAVGSDIAIVEGNRGLFDGKDLSGTHSTSELAKLLQAPILLVVNTTKMTRTVAAIVNGLVSFDPGVRIAGVILNRVAGERHKKILTESIEEFCRIPVLGALPRLGDDSSVIPGRHLGLVTPAEFSDGDSLHTKLAEIAAKYIDIDGIIELTSKADDMESQDDAKQSVSAGVARIGYFNDSVFTFYYPENLEALESSGAELVGVSSLDDTALPDIDALYIGGGFPETHAERLCSNKSMMVSVRDAVNLGLPVYAECGGLIYLSRSLTWHGKKFEMAGVFPVDLEMQAKPVGHGYARCRVDRENPFLEIGTLIKGHEFHYSGALSGIGEVDTCLSMQRGVGLGGNRDGLICKSTFACYTHIHADGVPSWSRSVVDAACRYRTDRNVVGTRQLGGSSG from the coding sequence ATGCATGTCAGACTGCCGCGGCTCGTAGTTGCCGGCCTGTCCGGAGATTCTGGGAAGACGACGGTCAGCCTCTCAATCCTCACAGCTCTGCTGGAGAGAGGGCTGACTGCGTCAGTCTTCAAGAAAGGCCCTGACTTCATAGACTCGGCCTGGCTCGGGGCTGTCGGGAAAGCTACATGCCGAAACCTCGACACTTACATGGTCGATCCTGCGAAGGTGCTGGAACGTTTTGTTTCCAGCGCCGTCGGATCAGATATCGCGATTGTCGAAGGCAATCGCGGTCTGTTTGATGGCAAAGACCTCTCTGGGACTCATAGTACGTCGGAGCTCGCAAAACTGTTGCAGGCTCCGATCCTGCTGGTGGTCAATACCACGAAAATGACAAGAACGGTCGCAGCCATTGTCAATGGGCTGGTTTCCTTCGATCCGGGGGTCAGGATTGCAGGTGTCATATTGAATCGAGTCGCCGGAGAAAGGCATAAGAAGATTCTAACTGAATCGATAGAAGAATTCTGCCGGATCCCTGTACTCGGGGCTCTGCCAAGGCTCGGAGATGACTCATCAGTGATTCCGGGGAGGCATCTTGGTCTTGTTACGCCGGCGGAGTTCAGCGACGGCGACTCCCTGCACACGAAGCTCGCAGAGATTGCGGCGAAGTACATCGATATTGATGGCATAATTGAATTGACCTCCAAAGCTGATGACATGGAATCCCAAGATGACGCGAAGCAATCGGTGTCAGCAGGCGTGGCCCGCATAGGATATTTCAACGATTCTGTCTTTACATTTTACTACCCCGAGAATCTGGAAGCTCTGGAATCGAGCGGCGCTGAACTTGTTGGAGTCTCTTCACTTGATGATACGGCACTCCCGGATATCGATGCGCTCTACATTGGTGGTGGATTTCCGGAAACCCACGCTGAACGGCTCTGCTCGAACAAGTCGATGATGGTCTCTGTGAGGGATGCTGTGAACCTGGGGTTGCCTGTGTACGCAGAGTGTGGGGGACTTATTTATCTTTCGAGATCGCTGACTTGGCACGGAAAGAAATTCGAGATGGCTGGAGTGTTTCCTGTCGATCTCGAAATGCAGGCTAAGCCAGTAGGGCATGGGTATGCGCGGTGTCGAGTAGATCGGGAGAATCCCTTTCTGGAGATTGGCACCTTGATAAAGGGCCATGAATTCCATTATTCCGGAGCTCTCTCCGGGATAGGTGAAGTCGATACATGCCTCAGTATGCAGCGGGGAGTCGGACTGGGCGGCAATCGCGATGGGCTTATTTGTAAGTCGACTTTCGCGTGCTACACGCACATTCATGCTGATGGAGTTCCCAGTTGGTCTCGATCTGTGGTTGATGCAGCTTGCCGTTATCGCACTGATAGGAATGTCGTCGGGACAAGACAACTCGGAGGCTCATCCGGGTGA